Proteins from a single region of Juglans microcarpa x Juglans regia isolate MS1-56 chromosome 5S, Jm3101_v1.0, whole genome shotgun sequence:
- the LOC121268604 gene encoding G-type lectin S-receptor-like serine/threonine-protein kinase B120 isoform X1, which translates to MGITTTNQVGVFLLSFFFISCFLSLFCHAASLITQGQPIKDGQTVKSEGEKFELGFFSPRNSSARYVGIWYSVPELYSVPELSVVWVANREIPIPDKSGVLSIGDDGNLTVFDGNNVSVWTSNVSIASKNITAQLDDRGNLILSGNDSTVYWQSFNDPTDTFLPGMRVRVNAEMGENRFFTSWKSADDPSPGGYSMGIDPRTSPQIVIWEGENRRWRSGHWDGRIFSGVPNMTGNYLYGFALSASENGSRYFTYTAINTTDKLKFRIRWDGYEEQVRWDEYKGDKGVWDLIQSQPSNDCEIYNKCGDFGVCSAADSPNICKCMKGYVPRNTDQWNRGNWSGGCVRRTELQCQRDISNVTGENDGEDGFFNLPCMKLPDFPDLVTLGFNEACSDKCLEICSCTAYANVNWIGCMIWKGDLVDVQHFKRGGNTLHIRLAHSELGGKNKLSTLVIIIIVVAGVLVLGVFVFLLWRFKTKQKVLPTVPSKSASCCKSRHDVPIFERSKSGELSTDLSGSVDLNIEGDQASRPELPLFNFNCVVSATNNFSEENKLGEGGFGAVYKGSIPGGQEIAVKRLSRRSTQGLDEFKNEIILLAKLQHRNLVRLLGCCIQGEEKMLIYEYMRNKSLDCFLFDPTKQTILDWRKRITIILGIARGLLYLHRDSRLRIIHRDLKASNILLDEDMNPKISDFGMARIFGGNQHEANTNRVVGTYGYMSPEYAMEGLFSVKSDVYSFGVLLLEIVSGRRNTSFRLSEYSSLIGYVWHLWNEDKAMELVDPSIRDSCPRDEALRCIQVGMLCVQDSATQRPTMSSVVLMLESEAVTLPLPRQPNFTSMRGSFMDTESSTAGHEIASSNDLTVTMVFGR; encoded by the exons ATGGGCATAACGACTACAAACCAAGTTGGTGTCTTTCTGTTGTCgttctttttcatttcctgttttctttctttgttttgccATGCGGCCAGTTTAATCACACAAGGCCAACCCATAAAAGACGGCCAAACTGTGAAATCAGAGGGTGAGAAGTTCGAACTGGGATTCTTCAGCCCCAGAAATTCATCTGCACGATATGTTGGAATATGGTATTCCGTTCCGGAACTATATTCCGTTCCGGAACTATCTGTGGTATGGGTTGCAAACAGAGAAATTCCGATACCCGATAAATCAGGGGTGTTAAGCATCGGCGATGATGGGAATTTGACGGTTTTCGATGGAAATAACGTTTCAGTATGGACAAGTAATGTTTCAATTGCATCAAAAAATATAACAGCTCAACTTGATGATAGAGGAAACCTCATCCTCTCCGGCAATGACAGTACGGTGTATTGGCAGAGCTTCAATGATCCGACAGACACATTTTTGCCTGGTATGAGAGTCCGAGTGAATGCTGAAATGGGTGAGAATCGTTTTTTCACTTCATGGAAATCTGCCGATGATCCTTCACCAGGAGGCTACTCCATGGGGATTGATCCTCGAACCTCGCCACAGATAGTGATATGGGAAGGAGAGAATAGGCGGTGGAGAAGCGGGCATTGGGATGGACGAATATTTTCTGGTGTTCCAAACATGACAGGAAACTATTTGTATGGTTTTGCACTCTCCGCTTCAGAAAATGGAAGCCGGTATTTTACTTATACGGCAATAAACACTACAGATAAGTTGAAGTTTCGGATACGTTGGGATGGATATGAAGAGCAGGTTAGATGGGATGAATATAAGGGGGATAAGGGAGTTTGGGATCTTATTCAATCTCAGCCATCCAACGATTGTGAGATCTATAACAAATGTGGTGATTTTGGTGTTTGTAGTGCAGCAGATTCACCAAATATTTGCAAGTGTATGAAAGGGTATGTTCCAAGGAACACAGATCAATGGAATAGGGGGAATTGGTCAGGTGGGTGTGTAAGGAGGACTGAATTGCAGTGTCAGAGAGATATTAGCAACGTCACAGGGGAAAATGATGGAGAAGATGGGTTTTTTAACTTACCGTGCATGAAGTTGCCTGATTTTCCTGATTTAGTGACGTTGGGTTTCAACGAGGCTTGTTCGGACAAGTGTTTGGAGATCTGTTCTTGTACTGCGTACGCAAATGTTAACTGGATTGGGTGCATGATATGGAAGGGAGACTTGGTTGATGTTCAGCATTTTAAGAGAGGAGGGAATACTCTGCATATCCGTCTTGCGCATTCTGAACTAG GTGGCAAGAACAAATTATCCACCCTTGTGATTATAATAATTGTTGTGGCTGGAGTACTGGTACTTGGAGTATTCGTATTCTTGCTGTGGAggttcaaaacaaaacagaaag ttttgccCACAGTTCCCTCCAAGTCTGCTTCATGTTGCAAGTCTCGTCATGACGTACCAATCTTTGAAAGGAGCAAAAGTGGAGAACTTTCTACTGATCTTTCAGGATCAGTTGATCTTAACATTGAAGGAGATCAAGCAAGTAGGCCAGAATTACCATTGTTCAACTTCAATTGTGTGGTATCTGCTACCAACAACTTTAGTGAAGAAAACAAGCTTGGGGAGGGAGGATTTGGTGCTGTCTATAAG GGGAGCATTCCTGGGGGGCAAGAAATAGCTGTAAAGAGGCTTTCAAGACGATCTACTCAAGGCTTGGACGAATTTAAGAATGAGATTATACTGCTTGCCAAGTTACAACATAGAAATCTTGTCAGATTATTGGGCTGCTGCATTCAAGGGGAAGAAAAGATGTTGATCTATGAATACATGCGAAACAAAAGCTTGGATTGCTTTCTATTTG ACCCAACCAAGCAAACAATACTAGATTGGAGGAAACGTATCACAATTATTTTAGGGATTGCAAGAGGACTCCTTTATCTCCACCGAGATTCAAGGCTAAGAATAATTCATCGGGATCTAAAGGCAAGCAACATTTTGTTGGATGAAGACATGAATCCAAAGATTTCAGACTTTGGGATGGCGAGGATATTCGGGGGAAACCAACATGAAGCGAATACGAACAGAGTTGTGGGCACCTA TGGCTACATGTCTCCCGAATATGCAATGGAAGGTCTATTCTCAGTGAAGTCGGATGTCTATAGTTTCGGTGTATTATTACTAGAGATTGTAAGTGGTCGGAGGAACACTAGCTTTCGTTTATCTGAATACTCAAGCCTTATTGGATAT GTATGGCATCTTTGGAATGAAGACAAGGCAATGGAGCTCGTTGATCCTTCTATTAGGGATTCATGCCCTCGAGATGAAGCGTTGAGATGCATACAGGTGGGGATGCTGTGTGTCCAAGATTCTGCAACTCAGAGACCAACAATGTCATCTGTTGTGTTAATGCTGGAGAGTGAAGCTGTGACTCTTCCTCTGCCTAGACAACCTAATTTTACTTCAATGAGGGGCAGCTTTATGGATACAGAATCCTCTACAGCAGGCCATGAAATTGCATCCTCAAATGATTTAACGGTTACAATGGTTTTTGGAAGATAG
- the LOC121267147 gene encoding uncharacterized protein LOC121267147: MELNNLGQPIKKQDSKVVRSGGLIARTNKLVPIIYKDWRSVPKTIKEEAWGKFKVPDDKLDASKKWILKDLGKKWKDYKHELKKKLIHEKDTSVAQVVARASPDMVDLSQLAELANFWFDPEYKSKCNKNKECHKKQLVVHSGGSKSYARYVHDAKKSTGTLPSRAQLFVTTHKRKGTHYNDETRKKVVEMEELLAQDIRPIEMGSGETMTWATDDVYSKVMGLEWPGRVRGLGFGPTPTRQTCQHSLLTSTQEDGKLKEELDKMRNELTELRNFVNTFVHAQVSTSHMFS, from the exons ATGGAGCTCAATAATCTTGGTCAACCCATCAAAAAGCAAGACTCAAAGGTGGTAAGGTCTGGTGGCCTGATAGCGAGAACTAATAAGTTGGTTCCAATAATTTACAAGGATTGGAGGTCGGTGCCTAAAACCATAAAGGAGGAAGCGTGGG GCAAGTTTAAAGTTCCTGATGACAAATTGGATGCATCCAAAAAATGGATACTGAAGGACCTGGGGAAGAAATGGAAAGACTACAAACAcgaattgaagaaaaagttaatTCATGAAAAAGACACCTCTGTAGCACAAGTTGTGGCAAGGGCAAGTCCCGATATGGTGGATTTATCACAACTAGCAGAGTTGGCCAATTTTTGGTTCGATCCAGAATATAAG tcaaaatgtaataaaaataaggagTGTCATAAGAAGCAGTTGGTTGTTCACAGTGGAGGATCAAAAAGTTATGCAAGATATGTCCATGATGcg AAAAAATCAACTGGGACATTGCCAAGTCGAGCCCAGTTGTTTGTCACGACACATAAGAGAAAGGGCACCCACTACAATGATGAGACGAGGAAGAAAGTt GTTGAGATGGAGGAACTTTTAGCACAGGACATAAGGCCGATAGAAATGGGGTCTGGAGAAACCATGACTTGGGCAACAGATGATGTTTATTCTAAAGTTATGGGCCTAGAATGGCCTGGACGTGTGCGTGGTTTGGGGTTTGGGCCAACTCCTACAAGGCAAACTTGTCAACATTCATTACTAACTTCAACGCAAGAAGATGGTAAATTAAAGGAAGAGCTTGATAAAATGCGGAACGAATTAACTGAATTGCGAAATTTCGTAAACACATTCGTGCATGCACAAGTGAGCACCTCACATATGTTTAGTTGA
- the LOC121268604 gene encoding G-type lectin S-receptor-like serine/threonine-protein kinase B120 isoform X2, with product MGITTTNQVGVFLLSFFFISCFLSLFCHAASLITQGQPIKDGQTVKSEGEKFELGFFSPRNSSARYVGIWYSVPELYSVPELSVVWVANREIPIPDKSGVLSIGDDGNLTVFDGNNVSVWTSNVSIASKNITAQLDDRGNLILSGNDSTVYWQSFNDPTDTFLPGMRVRVNAEMGENRFFTSWKSADDPSPGGYSMGIDPRTSPQIVIWEGENRRWRSGHWDGRIFSGVPNMTGNYLYGFALSASENGSRYFTYTAINTTDKLKFRIRWDGYEEQVRWDEYKGDKGVWDLIQSQPSNDCEIYNKCGDFGVCSAADSPNICKCMKGYVPRNTDQWNRGNWSGGCVRRTELQCQRDISNVTGENDGEDGFFNLPCMKLPDFPDLVTLGFNEACSDKCLEICSCTAYANVNWIGCMIWKGDLVDVQHFKRGGNTLHIRLAHSELGGKNKLSTLVIIIIVVAGVLVLGVFVFLLWRFKTKQKVPSKSASCCKSRHDVPIFERSKSGELSTDLSGSVDLNIEGDQASRPELPLFNFNCVVSATNNFSEENKLGEGGFGAVYKGSIPGGQEIAVKRLSRRSTQGLDEFKNEIILLAKLQHRNLVRLLGCCIQGEEKMLIYEYMRNKSLDCFLFDPTKQTILDWRKRITIILGIARGLLYLHRDSRLRIIHRDLKASNILLDEDMNPKISDFGMARIFGGNQHEANTNRVVGTYGYMSPEYAMEGLFSVKSDVYSFGVLLLEIVSGRRNTSFRLSEYSSLIGYVWHLWNEDKAMELVDPSIRDSCPRDEALRCIQVGMLCVQDSATQRPTMSSVVLMLESEAVTLPLPRQPNFTSMRGSFMDTESSTAGHEIASSNDLTVTMVFGR from the exons ATGGGCATAACGACTACAAACCAAGTTGGTGTCTTTCTGTTGTCgttctttttcatttcctgttttctttctttgttttgccATGCGGCCAGTTTAATCACACAAGGCCAACCCATAAAAGACGGCCAAACTGTGAAATCAGAGGGTGAGAAGTTCGAACTGGGATTCTTCAGCCCCAGAAATTCATCTGCACGATATGTTGGAATATGGTATTCCGTTCCGGAACTATATTCCGTTCCGGAACTATCTGTGGTATGGGTTGCAAACAGAGAAATTCCGATACCCGATAAATCAGGGGTGTTAAGCATCGGCGATGATGGGAATTTGACGGTTTTCGATGGAAATAACGTTTCAGTATGGACAAGTAATGTTTCAATTGCATCAAAAAATATAACAGCTCAACTTGATGATAGAGGAAACCTCATCCTCTCCGGCAATGACAGTACGGTGTATTGGCAGAGCTTCAATGATCCGACAGACACATTTTTGCCTGGTATGAGAGTCCGAGTGAATGCTGAAATGGGTGAGAATCGTTTTTTCACTTCATGGAAATCTGCCGATGATCCTTCACCAGGAGGCTACTCCATGGGGATTGATCCTCGAACCTCGCCACAGATAGTGATATGGGAAGGAGAGAATAGGCGGTGGAGAAGCGGGCATTGGGATGGACGAATATTTTCTGGTGTTCCAAACATGACAGGAAACTATTTGTATGGTTTTGCACTCTCCGCTTCAGAAAATGGAAGCCGGTATTTTACTTATACGGCAATAAACACTACAGATAAGTTGAAGTTTCGGATACGTTGGGATGGATATGAAGAGCAGGTTAGATGGGATGAATATAAGGGGGATAAGGGAGTTTGGGATCTTATTCAATCTCAGCCATCCAACGATTGTGAGATCTATAACAAATGTGGTGATTTTGGTGTTTGTAGTGCAGCAGATTCACCAAATATTTGCAAGTGTATGAAAGGGTATGTTCCAAGGAACACAGATCAATGGAATAGGGGGAATTGGTCAGGTGGGTGTGTAAGGAGGACTGAATTGCAGTGTCAGAGAGATATTAGCAACGTCACAGGGGAAAATGATGGAGAAGATGGGTTTTTTAACTTACCGTGCATGAAGTTGCCTGATTTTCCTGATTTAGTGACGTTGGGTTTCAACGAGGCTTGTTCGGACAAGTGTTTGGAGATCTGTTCTTGTACTGCGTACGCAAATGTTAACTGGATTGGGTGCATGATATGGAAGGGAGACTTGGTTGATGTTCAGCATTTTAAGAGAGGAGGGAATACTCTGCATATCCGTCTTGCGCATTCTGAACTAG GTGGCAAGAACAAATTATCCACCCTTGTGATTATAATAATTGTTGTGGCTGGAGTACTGGTACTTGGAGTATTCGTATTCTTGCTGTGGAggttcaaaacaaaacagaaag TTCCCTCCAAGTCTGCTTCATGTTGCAAGTCTCGTCATGACGTACCAATCTTTGAAAGGAGCAAAAGTGGAGAACTTTCTACTGATCTTTCAGGATCAGTTGATCTTAACATTGAAGGAGATCAAGCAAGTAGGCCAGAATTACCATTGTTCAACTTCAATTGTGTGGTATCTGCTACCAACAACTTTAGTGAAGAAAACAAGCTTGGGGAGGGAGGATTTGGTGCTGTCTATAAG GGGAGCATTCCTGGGGGGCAAGAAATAGCTGTAAAGAGGCTTTCAAGACGATCTACTCAAGGCTTGGACGAATTTAAGAATGAGATTATACTGCTTGCCAAGTTACAACATAGAAATCTTGTCAGATTATTGGGCTGCTGCATTCAAGGGGAAGAAAAGATGTTGATCTATGAATACATGCGAAACAAAAGCTTGGATTGCTTTCTATTTG ACCCAACCAAGCAAACAATACTAGATTGGAGGAAACGTATCACAATTATTTTAGGGATTGCAAGAGGACTCCTTTATCTCCACCGAGATTCAAGGCTAAGAATAATTCATCGGGATCTAAAGGCAAGCAACATTTTGTTGGATGAAGACATGAATCCAAAGATTTCAGACTTTGGGATGGCGAGGATATTCGGGGGAAACCAACATGAAGCGAATACGAACAGAGTTGTGGGCACCTA TGGCTACATGTCTCCCGAATATGCAATGGAAGGTCTATTCTCAGTGAAGTCGGATGTCTATAGTTTCGGTGTATTATTACTAGAGATTGTAAGTGGTCGGAGGAACACTAGCTTTCGTTTATCTGAATACTCAAGCCTTATTGGATAT GTATGGCATCTTTGGAATGAAGACAAGGCAATGGAGCTCGTTGATCCTTCTATTAGGGATTCATGCCCTCGAGATGAAGCGTTGAGATGCATACAGGTGGGGATGCTGTGTGTCCAAGATTCTGCAACTCAGAGACCAACAATGTCATCTGTTGTGTTAATGCTGGAGAGTGAAGCTGTGACTCTTCCTCTGCCTAGACAACCTAATTTTACTTCAATGAGGGGCAGCTTTATGGATACAGAATCCTCTACAGCAGGCCATGAAATTGCATCCTCAAATGATTTAACGGTTACAATGGTTTTTGGAAGATAG